A window of the Proteus terrae subsp. cibarius genome harbors these coding sequences:
- a CDS encoding glycosyltransferase family 4 protein, with amino-acid sequence MMKIAYLDPYPVPDLRVASLQILQNVDAFARAGAEVTLVTPKGQYQDSDILGRSIHTNASLVALRDIRRKWYFPFNSQKLFSLQIARWIKQNDVDALFTRNLKLACYLCENYPEIPLFFESHEIFAQSFAESHSFEKKKNRAKYHKLLKMEKLVYSQATGIFVLTSLLRDDIVSQYQVVTPITVVPDGVDLHAVADYQVKSPISEKSFTEVLYLGSLHKWKGIPTMMRAMKYLDNARLNIAGGTPEQIEGLTLLAQEMDVKDKVNFLGFIDPKKRFEAIGQHDICVLPLTLTSIGSRYTSPLKLFEYMAMEKPVVISDFPSIRDVVDEKAVSFADSGDAQSFAKQIIQLRENPQRAKEKTTHARSLVENYYNWDKRAEIILKTIEKLIK; translated from the coding sequence ATAATGAAGATTGCCTATCTTGATCCTTACCCGGTGCCTGACTTACGTGTTGCTTCCTTGCAAATCTTGCAAAATGTGGATGCATTTGCTCGAGCGGGTGCAGAAGTCACTTTAGTCACACCAAAAGGACAATATCAAGATAGCGATATATTAGGTCGTTCAATTCACACTAATGCGAGTTTAGTTGCTTTAAGAGATATTCGACGTAAATGGTATTTTCCATTTAATTCACAAAAACTTTTCTCATTACAAATTGCTCGTTGGATAAAGCAAAATGATGTGGATGCGTTGTTTACCCGTAACTTAAAGCTAGCGTGTTATCTTTGTGAAAATTATCCAGAAATCCCCCTCTTTTTTGAAAGCCATGAAATTTTTGCTCAATCTTTTGCTGAGTCTCATTCATTTGAGAAAAAAAAGAATCGTGCAAAATACCATAAGCTATTAAAAATGGAGAAATTAGTTTATAGCCAAGCGACTGGGATTTTTGTTCTTACTTCATTATTAAGAGATGATATTGTTTCACAGTATCAAGTTGTTACACCAATAACTGTCGTTCCTGATGGTGTGGATTTACATGCAGTGGCTGATTACCAAGTTAAATCACCAATATCTGAGAAAAGCTTTACTGAGGTATTGTATTTAGGGAGCTTGCATAAATGGAAAGGTATCCCAACCATGATGCGAGCAATGAAATACCTTGATAATGCAAGGCTTAATATTGCGGGTGGTACACCTGAACAGATTGAAGGGTTAACCTTATTAGCTCAAGAAATGGATGTAAAAGATAAAGTAAATTTCTTGGGGTTTATTGATCCCAAAAAACGCTTTGAAGCAATTGGTCAACACGATATCTGTGTACTTCCGCTTACATTAACGAGTATTGGAAGTCGTTACACTTCACCACTTAAGTTATTTGAATATATGGCGATGGAAAAGCCTGTAGTAATTTCAGATTTTCCTTCAATTCGTGATGTTGTGGATGAGAAAGCGGTGAGTTTTGCCGATAGTGGTGATGCGCAGAGTTTTGCAAAACAGATAATACAGCTAAGAGAAAACCCGCAGCGAGCCAAAGAAAAAACAACCCATGCCCGCTCTCTGGTTGAAAACTATTATAACTGGGATAAGCGGGCAGAGATTATATTGAAAACAATAGAAAAGTTAATTAAGTAA
- a CDS encoding glycosyltransferase family 4 protein has protein sequence MKIGIIDVTITMSYGGIQTAVWELAKQLHDAGHEVHLYGGNGDIRHNLAGRQIQIHTYPYTPRDKVIDLGGRFRRIVERYTFARHAKKDVISQNFDWVILTKPFDFFWPSMMPKSSPTRFCYMSGGTSFFKGDRRLGKKISAWVACSHFNAWQIQHHFKQFPSVIYNGVDIEKFKPMTTSLREQLGINESTFLLSFAGRLVGWKGLSVAIDAIEQLKGEDVKLLIIGAGDDLERLKKKAISKGVAEQVIFHQPVEHNVLPEFYAASDVGIFPSTGDEAFGITIAEAMACAKPVIASHIGGIPEVVGNEGTAGLLVAPGNADEIVMAINHLRQLPDRGKAMGENARLRIETRYTWQHSAQRLLQALAS, from the coding sequence ATGAAGATCGGTATAATTGATGTCACAATCACCATGTCTTATGGCGGGATCCAAACAGCGGTTTGGGAACTGGCTAAGCAATTGCATGATGCTGGGCATGAAGTTCATCTTTATGGTGGCAATGGCGATATCCGACACAATCTGGCAGGACGCCAAATACAAATTCACACTTACCCTTATACACCAAGAGATAAAGTGATTGATCTTGGTGGACGTTTTCGTCGTATTGTTGAGCGCTACACTTTTGCACGACACGCTAAAAAAGATGTTATCAGTCAAAATTTTGATTGGGTTATTTTAACGAAGCCTTTTGACTTTTTTTGGCCATCTATGATGCCTAAATCATCTCCAACGCGTTTTTGTTATATGAGTGGGGGCACCAGTTTTTTCAAAGGCGATCGTAGGTTAGGTAAAAAGATTTCGGCATGGGTTGCATGTAGTCACTTTAATGCTTGGCAAATCCAACATCATTTTAAACAATTCCCTAGTGTGATTTATAATGGTGTGGATATTGAAAAATTTAAACCTATGACTACCTCGTTGCGTGAGCAATTAGGGATCAATGAGTCTACTTTTTTACTCTCATTTGCTGGGCGGTTAGTGGGTTGGAAAGGCTTGAGTGTCGCAATTGATGCCATAGAGCAGTTAAAAGGTGAAGATGTTAAACTTCTGATTATCGGTGCAGGTGATGATCTTGAACGATTAAAAAAGAAAGCGATTTCTAAAGGTGTTGCAGAGCAAGTCATTTTTCATCAGCCTGTCGAGCATAACGTATTACCGGAATTTTATGCGGCAAGTGATGTGGGTATTTTCCCGAGTACTGGAGATGAAGCCTTCGGTATTACGATTGCAGAAGCGATGGCATGCGCCAAACCAGTGATTGCGAGCCATATCGGGGGGATCCCTGAAGTTGTCGGTAATGAAGGCACTGCGGGATTGTTGGTAGCCCCTGGCAATGCAGATGAAATTGTAATGGCGATTAATCATCTTCGCCAATTACCCGATAGAGGAAAAGCCATGGGTGAGAATGCACGTTTGCGTATAGAGACGCGTTATACTTGGCAACATTCTGCGCAACGTTTATTACAGGCATTGGCGTCATAA